Part of the Melitaea cinxia chromosome 14, ilMelCinx1.1, whole genome shotgun sequence genome is shown below.
tcccatcatcagatcctggtttccttatcatggtaccaaactaaggatatcccctttccaacaaaaaaagaatgatcaaaatcggtatatctagtagaaagttatgtggtataatacaacgtaggtcgacgaaaaaagcgtcaagtaaaaacgcattattagatataactcgaaaagtagttgttagatctcaaataaatttaaatgggaccaattggcacacaaaacctttcgattaaaacaaaatttgtcgaaatcggtctacccggtcaaaagttctgatgtaacatacataaaaaaaaaaaaaaaaaaaaaatacagtcgaattgagaacctcctccttttttggaagtcggttaaaaaacgatgattgatgggaagttattgtatactatttgtgtttgaaacagggattttaaatattttattcaaattttatatgttacaatacaatttttatcttgaCATTCTtcgatccagatagatctatcaggATTCCGAATggaacttaatattttatatcggaGATTTTCCACAGGGTGCAGGGACCGGTGAGTCTAGTGACCCTCTAGGGTCCTAATCCAGGTTTATGGGTTCGATTTTGGCCATTGTCTTGGTGTCAcaattataaattcattatggataaatgtaaataatcttattattaaaaaaatatttatatgtatatacgttgttcgactcctaactgcgtccCTTCAAATGGGGTTTCTGTAGGTGTAGTCGGTCACATTATACGTGTTAAAGAAATTCCtagccttttttttttaatttgactttgtttaaatgGACGAGTTAGGTACTTTGATAGATTCGTTCCGCATGATATCTTTGGACCATGgtgtgtattattataacttagtGGTCACACAATGGTGCATGGCTCATTGCTGCTTGGCGAAACTCTTGCGATACACATAAAAGTACTTAATTACAGCGGCGGCTATactaataagtatatataagtgCGTActtagatgtttatttatatattataaatttataatatgtggtattaaaataaaacttattccactttgtattttgttaaacaacagtttatttaatatctttGTTTCTAGTTATTTTGTACACACTATTTTTTTGCCTAAGACTCGCTATTTACATCGCACAGACCGTCCCTACCGCAAATACTTGGCCGCCCAGTCCACGCGCGCGGCGCCGCTGCCGACCGCCGCCGTCTCTGTAACGATCGCACACATCAGTGGCACACGGGTCCGAGTGCGCACCTGGCAGTCGGTGGACGTCGGCCGTACCTCGATGCGAGCGCAGCGCCAGCGGGTGGAACAGCGCGGTGTCGATCCTGGCGCCGGCCACGTAGCGCGAGGCGCCGAGGTAGGCGGCCGCGGCGCCCGGCCCGGCGCGCGGCGCCTCGGGCGCGGCCTGCAGCGCCGCCAGCACGCTGCGCCCGCCCGCGCCCCCCGCGCCGCCCCCCGTGACCCCACCCCCGCCCGCCCGCGAGCGCCGCGCCGAGTGCACCACTTCGCCACTTCGTCATGAAAAGCGAGCAGATATTATAAGTATATGGCGGAGATCGTTGAAAGTTACCTTTCATATTACTAAAAAttcttataaagaaaatttgaatCTTAAGCCTACAATGTCTTCAAAACATAAGTACCCTAATATATCGGCGAATCGATCTCGAACAGGCGTAGGGATCTTCGGCTGCACGGCTGAAGTGATCGCTTGAGGAACTGTGTTTTCTATGTCAGTCCGAATTCCGCTTCTagacaaaaaaaactaaaaaaggttATATAGTTTCTATGCTATAATTTCCTGACGacttacttaaataaaacacaCACAGATACACAAACTATAAAAGTAACtgaataattttacattaagtTCATAAATGCATCACTTCaccctatcacagtccactactagacataggtctccccaagttcgcagcAGACGGGTCGGTGACGGGTCTCCGGCCTGTATAATTGAAATCCAGCATTTGGATGTATATCCCGCcagcggtcggctttttaagttctaaggtggtatttttactgtgttatcccttatggccagtttcaatactctatctatctctaaatttgcttactagcgatagatttttgacacaatttatatggagttaacgtcaaaattctatctctagtaagcaaatttagagatagatagagtattgaaactggccattagtcacctcttacgacacctacgggactCTTCCCgagatacccacgggaagagaggggttttAATATCCTTTACTGCCGTAAACACACAGCATACAACACATAAgcatgtattaaataaaatttatattcataaatgtATAAACCGTCTCGCCCTCGAAGCCGGAGGTGGTAGAACGAGCGTAGCTCCGACGGCAAAATATGGGAATCTGAAATAATAATACCCTGAATGTTAATATTGTGGGATCTCGTAGAAGGTGCCAAGAGCATCATCAGGCGCCGGTCACCTGAGCGCCTGCGGCGCGGAGGGGCGCTCGCGCGGCGGGTAGCGcagcagcgcggccagcagcgccaCGGCGGGCGGCGACGCGGCCGGCAGCACGCGCGCCAGCGGCACGCCGCCGCTCGCCGGGAACCGGAAGCGCAGCGCGTCCGCCAGCGCGTACCCGTCGGGCCACTCCTCGCGCGACGGCGTGCCCAGCACCGCGGTGATCTTGTACAGTTGGTCGATTTCTGAATTTCCGGGAAACAGAGGACGACACGTATACAATTCCGCCATTATACAGCCGACGGCCCAGAGGTCGATCGGAGCGCCGTAGTGTGTGTCGTGCAGTAAGACTTCGGGGGCCCGATACCATCTCGTCGATACGTAATCCGTGTACGGCGGTCGCGAACGCACTTCGCGAGCGAGTCCCAAATCCGCTATCTTTACCAGCTCGGGTCCGGCACACAGCAAGTTCTCAGGTTTCAAATCACGGTGAAAGAAACCGTGCCGATGCATGTGAGCGAGGCCTTGAAGCACTTGATATAGAATGTTACGCAAAACTGGTTCCGGAAACGGTCGCTCTGCGTCTCGTATTAACTGATACAGATTACCGCGCATATACTCAAACACAAAGTATAAGGTGTCGTTTTCTCTAATGACCTCGCGTAACTTAACGATGTTAGCGTGGTTAAGTTTCTTGAGTGATTTTACTTCACGAAGATTCATTGCCTCATCCCACGAATAGTATTTTCGCTTCATCCTCTTGATAGCAACTTTCTCTCCGGTGTCCCGGCGCTGCGCCAGTGCGACAGAGCCGTACGTGCCATCGCCGAGCTGCTGCAGCACCACGTAGCGGTTCATTGCATTCGCGACGAGCTCGGACTCGTCTATGACGCTATTATAAACACTTAGCgtgagttttattttaatagtaaattactTGTTTTAGAAGTGTGTTGGAAAAATACAGCAATAGGCACAACATACTTGGACTGTTTTTTCCTTCGTTACAGTGACTACTTTTATTGAAGGATTCCTATTTAAActattacagaagatcatactCAACAGAAAAGTGCAATGTATTATTGAATACAGTATACAGCTGTGGTAAGCCTTCAAAGAGCGAAAAAACAAcgtctatataattatgtaaaaacaaaTCGAAGCCATATTCGTTACTATGGTGatttaaaagcaaataaaagTTAGTATGTAGCGGTTGTATAGTCTGAAATGTAAACCCGGTTATACActgaatttgtattttgttttcgGGTAAATTTAGCGACACTAATggcaaatattatatatatgtatgtatatatgtataaacacacatgaaaacaaaaacaaaacacagtcatgagttcacgttatttttggcgtaaacttgtggaggcctatgtccagcagtggactatataggctgtaatgatgatgatgatgatataatataaatagcacCCTTATAGACTgttcttaaaatatttcatactcagtttttttttctccttCTTGCGCCAGTGTAACAACATCTATGTATTTTGGTCAAAATTTTAAGAACCACGACGTTCCATTGTGCTCCACTGCACGTTAGTAGATATTTATAGGtgtattaatatacatacagttcaaatataatatttttcaaatattgcgCCCACCCTCGCAATTTACATATAGGTACGGTGACTCACTATACTACAAGACATTtaacgtattattattataattatttaaataactttaatattttccCTGTATATCTGTTTATTATATAACGAAGAATACTTTTATTCctttatataaatcaaaacatAATGATTGAAGTGCTAACAATTATACTACAGCTGTCGTCGGGTAGATGAACATCCATGtccaccacttcagcctatcgcagtccactgctggacataggcctccccaagttcgcgccagacatcccggtcttccgcaatcctcatccagccgacaccggcaatcttacgtatatcgtcggtccaacgggccggaggacgtcccacactgcgtttgccaagacgcggtctccactctaggacccgtctacttcaacggccatcggtcctgcgacacaaatgaccagcccactgccacttcaacttgctaattctgtaggctacgtcggttactttcgttctctcgcggatagtctcatttctaatcctatctttaagagaaaccccaagcatagcccgttccattgcacgttgagcgaccctaaacttgtggaccagtcccttcgtcagtgtccacgtctcggctgcgtatgttaacacaggcaggacgcattgttcgaagacttttgttttcaagcattgcagaatcttcgaagtgaagactcgacgaagcctgccaaacgccgcccagcccaaccgaatcctcctatcggcctccctctcgaagttgttgcggcccagttggatagtatggcctaggtaaatataatcctgaacaacttcgagaagggtaccatcgaccgataccggtatcggtatgacttggttgttaaacatgactttcgtcttatccaagttcatacagagaccgacacgtcgggaggactcgtttaggccggccagcatttggcctaactcatccagcgtctccgcaaagatgacaatatcgtcggcgaaacgaaggtgagagatgaattcaccatCCATCAATGtacttcttatttatttaaaaaaaatgcattttttttttttgttttattggagTTTATTGAAGAAGAGAATTGATTTCCATATGAGgctcccggtatgaaaaaatatgaggagtaaaatctactgaatgaaTGGTCTTTTCAATAACGCCATCATCTAATCTAATCTAtctaatcaaataacgccatctatcggaacgaGGTTTCCTATACAACGCTTTCTAATAACGCCACGCCACCCTATTTGgttccaatagatggcgttatttgattcctttatttaccatttaatatggtattaaaatttttcttacACTATAAGTAAGCCTTTcaaccttttttgtgcctatttagttGAGTATTACTGAGTTGACAAACATACTTTcttttgctatttattttacttcGAAAAAAACTACATACTAAGAGACATTATAATAACACAGAAGAGCAAAAGCAAATgcatgcattaaaaataaaatgtcttgTGTTCTGCATTTTTAGCAAtgattaaagaataaaaattatctatGATTTTTAGCTTGTCTGTTAATTTGACACAGTTTGACTTTGATTGTTTGTAACATGGAGCatctatacatttaataaaatggtaggaaagtcaaaactgtacattgaatatttttttaaaagaatacttgcggtgtgatctacaatcgacaccgaagccaaaaatatagtttttagaatttttgtctgtttgtctgtatgtatgtccgggataaactcaaaaagtaccccatggatttacttcaaatttggcacgaatattattaagaagtcgggtcaacatataggctacatattatcatgctatcacctaccgggaacgagcggtgaacctttatttcctcaacgcattctgtaacaacgtgtaatctaacgacgcatatttgaatgttgttgttattatgttaataatcatgccatttaagctagcttcacactataaaaatcacgcaatataagtaactaagccgataaacata
Proteins encoded:
- the LOC123659940 gene encoding serine/threonine-protein kinase MAK, translating into MNRYVVLQQLGDGTYGSVALAQRRDTGEKVAIKRMKRKYYSWDEAMNLREVKSLKKLNHANIVKLREVIRENDTLYFVFEYMRGNLYQLIRDAERPFPEPVLRNILYQVLQGLAHMHRHGFFHRDLKPENLLCAGPELVKIADLGLAREVRSRPPYTDYVSTRWYRAPEVLLHDTHYGAPIDLWAVGCIMAELYTCRPLFPGNSEIDQLYKITAVLGTPSREEWPDGYALADALRFRFPASGGVPLARVLPAASPPAVALLAALLRYPPRERPSAPQALRFPYFAVGATLVLPPPASRARRSGIRTDIENTVPQAITSAVQPKIPTPVRDRFADILGGEVVHSARRSRAGGGGVTGGGAGGAGGRSVLAALQAAPEAPRAGPGAAAAYLGASRYVAGARIDTALFHPLALRSHRETAAVGSGAARVDWAAKYLR